In the Megasphaera vaginalis (ex Bordigoni et al. 2020) genome, one interval contains:
- a CDS encoding peptidoglycan recognition family protein, translating into MGRRDFLKRTAMVLAAVMAFPLTASAKGGTGRRRVKAPPVVKTELAFSEKLIRRRMTSMIIIHHAGGPDRDVGAADIHAWHLANKWAGVGYHFIVRKDGTIEAGRPMDMVGAHCLGANDVSVGICAAGNFETAKPSAAQLQSVANLTAYLCDRYDLEPSRRTIVGHRDLCRTECPGNNLYGRLPAIRQGVRRFFADMR; encoded by the coding sequence ATGGGGCGAAGAGATTTTTTGAAAAGGACAGCGATGGTCTTGGCCGCTGTCATGGCATTCCCCCTGACAGCATCGGCAAAGGGAGGCACGGGGCGAAGACGCGTCAAAGCGCCGCCTGTCGTCAAAACCGAGTTGGCATTCAGCGAAAAGCTGATACGCCGCCGCATGACGTCAATGATCATCATCCACCACGCCGGCGGGCCGGATCGGGACGTCGGTGCCGCCGACATACATGCCTGGCATTTGGCGAACAAATGGGCCGGTGTCGGCTATCATTTCATCGTCAGGAAAGACGGCACGATCGAAGCCGGCAGACCCATGGATATGGTCGGCGCCCATTGCCTGGGCGCTAATGATGTCTCCGTCGGTATCTGCGCCGCCGGAAACTTTGAAACGGCGAAGCCTTCGGCGGCGCAGCTGCAGTCTGTCGCCAATTTAACGGCATATCTTTGTGATCGCTATGATTTGGAACCGAGCCGGCGCACTATCGTCGGCCATCGCGATCTTTGCCGTACAGAATGCCCCGGTAATAATCTGTATGGGCGACTGCCGGCAATACGGCAGGGCGTCCGCCGGTTTTTTGCAGATATGCGTTGA
- the floA gene encoding flotillin-like protein FloA (flotillin-like protein involved in membrane lipid rafts): MSLISFLAVPIIVIIAAVVIISLFLHFVPLGLWISAMAAGVSVGIVNLIGMRLRRVVPSKIILPLVKSNKAGLDINVNQLEAHYLAGGDVDRVVDALIAAHRAAMSLTFERACAIDLAGRDVLEAVQMSVNPKVIETPFISAVAQNGIELKVRARVTVRANIDRLVGGAGEATVIARVGEGIVTSVGSASDHSEVLENPDEISKTVLNKGLDAGTAFQILSIDIADVDVGRNIGARLQTDQAEADKQIAQAKAEERRAMAVAKEQEMHAYTQEMQAKVVEAQAAVPLALAQALKDGNMGVMDYYTMNNVLADTKMRTAVADAGMPPVQGGEIRTKTTHANREED; the protein is encoded by the coding sequence ATGTCACTCATTTCATTTTTGGCAGTGCCGATCATCGTCATCATCGCGGCGGTCGTCATTATCTCGTTGTTTCTCCATTTCGTACCGCTCGGGCTTTGGATTTCAGCGATGGCCGCCGGCGTTTCCGTCGGGATCGTCAATCTGATCGGCATGCGCCTGCGGCGTGTCGTGCCGTCAAAAATTATTTTGCCGCTAGTAAAATCGAATAAAGCCGGTCTCGATATCAACGTCAATCAGTTGGAAGCCCATTACCTGGCCGGCGGCGATGTGGATCGCGTTGTCGACGCCTTGATTGCAGCTCATCGAGCGGCCATGTCGCTCACTTTTGAACGGGCCTGCGCCATCGATTTGGCAGGTCGTGATGTCCTGGAAGCGGTGCAGATGAGCGTTAATCCGAAGGTTATCGAAACGCCGTTTATATCGGCAGTGGCGCAAAACGGGATTGAGTTGAAAGTACGGGCCCGTGTAACCGTTCGTGCCAATATCGACCGTCTCGTCGGCGGCGCCGGAGAAGCGACGGTCATCGCCCGCGTCGGCGAGGGGATCGTTACCAGCGTCGGCTCGGCGAGCGATCATTCGGAGGTTCTGGAAAATCCCGATGAAATCTCAAAAACGGTTTTAAATAAGGGGCTCGACGCCGGCACGGCGTTTCAGATCTTGTCCATTGATATTGCCGATGTCGATGTGGGACGCAATATCGGCGCCAGATTGCAGACCGACCAGGCCGAAGCCGATAAGCAGATCGCGCAGGCAAAGGCCGAAGAACGGCGGGCCATGGCTGTGGCCAAGGAACAGGAAATGCACGCCTACACGCAGGAAATGCAGGCGAAAGTCGTGGAAGCACAGGCCGCCGTGCCGTTGGCGTTGGCGCAGGCCCTGAAAGACGGCAATATGGGCGTTATGGATTACTATACGATGAATAATGTCTTGGCCGATACGAAGATGCGTACGGCAGTTGCCGATGCGGGCATGCCGCCGGTACAGGGCGGAGAGATCAGGACGAAAACGACACATGCGAATCGCGAAGAAGATTAG
- a CDS encoding metal ABC transporter substrate-binding protein yields the protein MLKKWITALLGAALMVTMLAGCGQDGANADKAQSGEKLQVAVSFDAVGEFVKAVGKDKVTVKTIIPAGTEPHEFEPTTKSLKDMAGAKVFVYNGLGMESWKDKAVEAAGNDKLIQVDASKGVQPIVNEDEEEIKEHGQYDPHCWLSLSCAQIEVRNIADGLIQADPKNKDFYEKNAQEYMAQLKALQDEYVGKFQHVQKKQFVTGHAAFAYLCRDFGLEQNSVEDVFAAGEPSSQQLAELTDYCRRNQVTTIFAEDMVSPAVSETLAKEVGAKVEPIETMESNEKGESYLDRMKENLEKIYTSLK from the coding sequence ATCTTGAAAAAATGGATCACGGCGCTGTTGGGAGCCGCATTAATGGTAACGATGCTGGCAGGTTGCGGCCAAGACGGTGCCAACGCGGATAAGGCCCAGTCGGGCGAAAAGCTGCAGGTAGCCGTAAGTTTTGACGCCGTAGGGGAATTTGTCAAAGCTGTCGGCAAAGATAAAGTGACGGTTAAGACGATTATTCCTGCCGGAACGGAACCCCATGAGTTTGAACCGACGACAAAAAGCCTGAAGGATATGGCCGGCGCCAAGGTGTTTGTGTATAACGGTTTGGGAATGGAAAGCTGGAAGGACAAAGCCGTCGAGGCGGCAGGCAACGATAAATTGATACAAGTCGACGCGTCCAAGGGCGTTCAGCCGATAGTCAATGAAGATGAAGAAGAAATCAAAGAACATGGGCAGTATGATCCTCACTGCTGGCTAAGCCTTTCCTGCGCGCAGATCGAAGTCCGCAATATTGCCGACGGATTGATCCAGGCGGACCCGAAAAATAAAGATTTTTATGAAAAAAATGCGCAAGAATATATGGCGCAGCTGAAAGCGTTGCAAGACGAATATGTAGGCAAGTTCCAACATGTGCAGAAGAAACAATTCGTGACCGGTCATGCGGCGTTCGCCTATTTGTGCCGTGATTTCGGCTTGGAACAGAATAGCGTTGAAGATGTTTTTGCCGCAGGTGAGCCGAGTAGCCAGCAGTTGGCCGAATTGACCGATTATTGCCGCAGAAATCAGGTAACTACCATTTTTGCCGAAGACATGGTCAGCCCTGCCGTTTCCGAAACGCTGGCCAAGGAAGTCGGCGCTAAGGTGGAACCGATCGAAACGATGGAAAGCAATGAAAAGGGAGAGTCGTATTTGGATCGGATGAAAGAAAACTTGGAAAAGATTTATACCAGTTTAAAATAA
- a CDS encoding NfeD family protein — protein MNRKRVRQWMQRLCLLLLCLLLAPFAYAAGDVHVIAIDGEIDGTQVALVQRVLADAADNDDAAVVVSVNTLGGRVDSALKIRDALQQASIPTIAYIPSRAWSAGALIALSCRHIVMAPGSSIGAAEPIPDTEKNIAALRAEFAATAGRTGHNPRVAEAMVDKTLGFPGYAEPGQLLSLTDRQAADLDISEGSAADVGAALGLFSLGDARLIYEERGLRDGAVGVLQYEYVRMVLVALILMAILAEIKTAGIGAGLVTAVLLGAMLFVSGDGSFADSLKIGAAFIGSLVLIALELVTPGVGIFGISGVILLFASLFYLLGATAEAVYLLACAVLIAAIFFVLVGRRLPQSRLLNKLALKDRSTKEKGYSSQEDKSRFLHQEGTTITILRPAGTIRIGKERVDAVTDGAFIDRDTPVRVVRIDGGCVVVEPSVKDC, from the coding sequence ATGAACAGAAAGCGCGTACGGCAGTGGATGCAGCGGCTTTGTCTGCTCCTTCTCTGCCTTTTATTGGCGCCCTTCGCTTATGCTGCCGGAGATGTGCATGTTATTGCCATTGACGGAGAAATAGACGGCACCCAGGTCGCTTTGGTGCAGCGTGTATTGGCCGATGCGGCGGACAATGATGACGCCGCCGTCGTCGTGTCGGTCAACACGCTCGGCGGCAGGGTGGACAGTGCTTTGAAGATTCGCGATGCGTTGCAGCAGGCGTCGATACCGACGATCGCGTATATTCCTTCGCGAGCCTGGTCGGCAGGTGCGCTGATTGCCCTTTCGTGCCGGCATATTGTGATGGCGCCCGGCAGCAGCATCGGGGCGGCGGAGCCGATTCCCGACACGGAAAAAAATATTGCCGCCTTACGGGCGGAGTTTGCCGCGACTGCAGGCCGGACCGGCCACAATCCCCGCGTCGCCGAAGCGATGGTCGATAAAACCTTGGGATTCCCAGGCTATGCCGAACCGGGGCAATTGCTTTCGCTGACGGACAGGCAGGCGGCGGACCTGGATATTTCTGAAGGCAGTGCTGCCGATGTCGGCGCCGCTCTGGGCCTTTTCAGCCTGGGCGACGCACGGCTGATCTATGAGGAACGCGGCCTTCGTGACGGAGCCGTCGGCGTTTTGCAATATGAATATGTGCGCATGGTGCTGGTTGCGCTTATTTTGATGGCGATTCTGGCCGAAATCAAGACGGCCGGCATCGGCGCCGGTCTGGTTACGGCCGTGTTGTTGGGCGCGATGCTTTTTGTCAGCGGCGACGGCTCCTTTGCCGATTCGCTGAAAATCGGCGCGGCCTTTATCGGCTCGCTGGTTCTTATCGCGCTGGAGCTCGTTACGCCGGGAGTCGGTATTTTCGGCATCAGCGGCGTTATACTGTTGTTCGCCAGTCTGTTCTACCTGCTGGGGGCTACGGCGGAAGCGGTCTATCTTTTGGCCTGCGCTGTCCTTATTGCGGCGATTTTCTTTGTCCTCGTCGGCCGCCGGCTGCCGCAGAGCAGACTGCTTAATAAATTGGCGCTAAAAGACCGTTCGACGAAGGAAAAGGGATATTCCTCGCAAGAGGACAAAAGCCGTTTTCTCCATCAAGAGGGAACGACGATCACGATCTTGCGCCCTGCCGGTACGATCCGTATCGGCAAAGAACGGGTTGATGCCGTTACGGACGGCGCGTTCATCGACAGGGACACGCCGGTTCGCGTCGTTCGTATCGACGGCGGCTGCGTCGTCGTAGAGCCTAGTGTGAAAGATTGTTAA
- a CDS encoding alpha/beta fold hydrolase, giving the protein MIEERRLTIKGIPCLSVVADTAPKGVIIFYHGWSSTKELQSLRGRILAAYGYDVLIPEAVHHGERGTIDYTAPEAYALFWKTILQNVEEAGCLLDYIGGAYPDLPVFVMGHSLGGFSALGVLTWQERVQAAVALNGSGWWNESERRFRSALHIDIPEGYEALLAEIDRYDPYGHTERLAGKAVLALHGGSDPTVDKEAQLLFVEKLRRQGLACSLILYEGLGHFVTTNMLGDALSWLETI; this is encoded by the coding sequence ATGATTGAAGAAAGACGGCTTACCATAAAAGGAATCCCCTGCCTGTCCGTTGTTGCCGATACGGCACCGAAGGGCGTGATCATTTTTTATCACGGCTGGTCGTCAACGAAGGAACTGCAGTCCCTTCGCGGCCGGATATTGGCGGCTTACGGGTATGATGTCCTGATTCCCGAAGCGGTCCATCACGGCGAACGGGGGACGATCGATTACACGGCGCCGGAAGCTTATGCGCTGTTTTGGAAAACGATCTTGCAGAATGTGGAAGAAGCGGGATGTCTTCTCGATTATATCGGCGGAGCATATCCCGACTTGCCGGTTTTTGTCATGGGGCATTCGCTCGGCGGTTTTTCCGCCTTAGGCGTGCTGACTTGGCAGGAACGGGTGCAGGCCGCCGTCGCGCTCAACGGTTCAGGCTGGTGGAACGAGTCGGAACGACGCTTTCGTTCGGCGCTGCATATAGATATTCCCGAAGGATACGAAGCGCTGCTGGCAGAAATCGATCGGTATGATCCGTATGGGCATACAGAACGGTTGGCAGGAAAAGCCGTTCTGGCTCTGCATGGCGGCAGTGATCCTACGGTGGATAAGGAGGCGCAGCTCCTGTTTGTTGAGAAACTGCGGCGGCAAGGACTGGCGTGCAGCCTGATCCTTTACGAGGGCTTGGGGCATTTCGTTACAACCAATATGTTGGGCGATGCCTTGTCCTGGCTGGAAACGATATAA
- the yfbR gene encoding 5'-deoxynucleotidase: MKSHFFAILGRMKFIRRWSLMRNTEEENIQEHTLQTAMIAYHLCLLRNTYFGGKTDPARAAVLAMYHDVAEVFTGDMPTPVKYFNPLMRRTYGEVERLAQERLLQTLPVELQDAYEPLICRAEDDVLWPLVKAADTLSAYVKCLQEKNAGNREFNAAYVTIGEKLQSLKMPEVDLFLRDYAPSFLLSVDEINGGNDA; this comes from the coding sequence ATGAAAAGTCATTTTTTTGCTATCCTGGGGCGGATGAAATTCATTCGCCGTTGGAGCCTGATGCGGAATACGGAGGAAGAGAACATTCAGGAACACACGCTCCAAACGGCAATGATCGCCTATCACCTCTGTCTCCTGCGCAATACCTATTTCGGCGGCAAAACGGATCCGGCCAGAGCGGCCGTCTTGGCGATGTATCATGACGTGGCCGAAGTTTTTACAGGCGACATGCCGACACCTGTCAAGTATTTTAATCCCCTGATGCGCCGTACGTACGGCGAAGTGGAACGATTGGCACAAGAACGGCTGCTGCAAACGCTGCCGGTCGAGCTGCAGGACGCTTATGAACCGCTTATTTGCCGGGCTGAAGACGACGTCCTGTGGCCTTTGGTAAAGGCTGCCGATACCCTCAGCGCGTATGTGAAGTGCCTTCAGGAAAAGAATGCCGGCAACCGTGAATTCAATGCAGCTTATGTGACGATCGGCGAAAAGCTGCAAAGTCTCAAGATGCCTGAAGTTGACCTGTTTCTGCGTGACTATGCGCCGAGCTTTCTGTTGTCCGTCGATGAGATCAACGGCGGTAATGATGCGTAA
- the trpS gene encoding tryptophan--tRNA ligase, with amino-acid sequence MSIIFSGIQPSGNLTLGNYLGALRNFAKVQDGNECYYCVVNQHAITVPQDPQMLHARTRQLAAIYLAAGLDPDQSTLFVQSEVPEHVQLGWIMTTLSYVGELERMTQYKDKAAKRGDSIPAGLLTYPPLMAADILLYQTELVPVGDDQKQHMEITRDLAQRFNRLYGEVFTIPDILLAHDGTRVMSLQEPTKKMSKSDENQTATIYLLDEPKDIEKKIKRAQTDSENAVRYDVKAKPGISNLMDIYAAVTDQSHEEIEAAYAGKGYGSFKKDVADAVISVLEPIQQRYAALVATPELDDVLTKGAAKAHAKAAATYENVIRAMGLYR; translated from the coding sequence ATGTCAATTATTTTTTCCGGCATTCAGCCGAGCGGAAATCTTACGTTGGGAAATTATCTGGGAGCACTGCGGAATTTTGCCAAAGTGCAAGACGGCAATGAATGTTATTATTGCGTTGTCAATCAACATGCTATTACGGTGCCGCAAGATCCGCAAATGCTTCATGCGAGAACACGCCAGCTGGCGGCTATCTATCTGGCTGCCGGGCTGGATCCGGATCAATCGACGCTTTTCGTGCAGTCCGAGGTTCCTGAGCATGTGCAGCTCGGCTGGATCATGACGACCTTGTCCTATGTCGGCGAATTGGAACGCATGACGCAGTATAAAGATAAGGCGGCGAAGCGGGGAGATTCCATTCCTGCGGGGCTGTTGACCTATCCGCCGTTGATGGCGGCAGATATCCTCTTGTATCAGACCGAACTCGTACCTGTCGGCGATGATCAGAAACAACATATGGAAATTACCCGCGATTTGGCGCAGCGGTTTAATCGCCTTTACGGTGAAGTCTTCACGATTCCCGATATTCTGCTCGCCCACGACGGAACGCGCGTCATGAGTCTGCAAGAGCCGACGAAGAAGATGAGCAAATCCGATGAGAATCAGACGGCGACGATCTACCTTCTCGACGAGCCGAAGGACATCGAAAAGAAGATCAAGCGGGCGCAGACGGATAGTGAAAATGCCGTTCGCTATGACGTCAAGGCCAAACCGGGCATTTCCAATCTGATGGACATCTACGCGGCCGTTACGGATCAGTCGCATGAGGAAATCGAAGCGGCTTACGCGGGAAAAGGCTACGGCTCGTTCAAGAAGGACGTTGCCGACGCCGTCATTTCCGTTCTTGAACCGATCCAGCAGCGCTACGCCGCGTTGGTGGCGACGCCCGAACTGGACGATGTGCTGACGAAAGGAGCTGCCAAAGCCCATGCCAAAGCGGCTGCAACGTATGAAAACGTTATCCGCGCCATGGGGCTGTACCGGTAA